GTCCCGGATGGATTGATGTTTCCGCCTGGAAAAAGGGGAGTCGTGGGTTTGCCGCCCCGCTCAGTCGTGAAGACCATGAACAGCATCCGGTGGGTCGGGTCGGAAAACCGCAGGATATTGCAGCTACAGTCAGTTTTCTGGCCTCTGAAGACGCCGGTTTTATCACGGGGCAAAATATTGTCGTCGATGGCGGCATGACCCGCAAAATGATCTACGTCGAAACAGAATAGCCCCCCTGTACGACAAAAGGTGTTACATGCTGGCCAATGTCATCCTTCTTTTCCCGCTTTGGGCCATTGTTTGTTCTGTTGTGGCCTTTTTCTTTCCAGACGCGTTTGTCGTTCTCAAACCGTATATCGTCCCTTTGTTGACATTCATCATGTTTTCAATGGGCATGACGCTTTGTCCGGCTGACTTCGTGCGTGCTCTGGCTCACCCTAAAGCCATGTTCCTCGGTGTCGTTGCCCAATATGTGATTATGCCTGCTGCCGCGTATCTGTTGTCCGTGTTGCTTGGGCTGTCTACTGAGCTGATGGTGGGAATGGTGCTGGTCGGCAGTGTGGCCGGGGGGACGGCATCCAATGTCATCACTTATTTAGCCAAAGGCGATGTTGCCCTGTCGATCACCATGACCCTGTTATCTACACTGCTTTCGGTTGTTGTGACCCCTTATCTGACGTTGCTTTACGTCGGACAGACGGTTCCGGTTCCGGCGACAGCGATGTTGATCAGCATCGCCAAAATGGTGATGATTCCACTTTTTTTCGGTCTTGTTTTTAACCATCTGCTCGGAGCGCGTCGTCAACGGATTGAACCTTGGCTGCCTTTTTTGTCCATGGTGGCCATTGTCACGATTATAGCCATTGTTGTTGCTCTCAATCGCACGAATCTGACTCATGTCGGGCCACTGGTTTTTGTCGCCGTAGCTCTTCATAATGGCCTTGGTCTTGCCGTAGGGTACACGGTTGCATGGTTGTTCGGTTTTGACAGTAAAGTGGCCCGAACTGTCGCTATTGAAGTTGGCATGCAGAATTCAGGATTGGGTGTGGCGTTGGCCAGTCAATATTTTGCACCGTTGTCGACCCTGCCCGGGGCGGTGTTCAGTATCTGGCACAATATCTCCGGTTCGATTCTCGCCGGGTTCTGGGGCCGTGCTGATCATAAAGGGGAAGGGCTG
This is a stretch of genomic DNA from uncultured Desulfuromonas sp.. It encodes these proteins:
- a CDS encoding bile acid:sodium symporter family protein gives rise to the protein MLANVILLFPLWAIVCSVVAFFFPDAFVVLKPYIVPLLTFIMFSMGMTLCPADFVRALAHPKAMFLGVVAQYVIMPAAAYLLSVLLGLSTELMVGMVLVGSVAGGTASNVITYLAKGDVALSITMTLLSTLLSVVVTPYLTLLYVGQTVPVPATAMLISIAKMVMIPLFFGLVFNHLLGARRQRIEPWLPFLSMVAIVTIIAIVVALNRTNLTHVGPLVFVAVALHNGLGLAVGYTVAWLFGFDSKVARTVAIEVGMQNSGLGVALASQYFAPLSTLPGAVFSIWHNISGSILAGFWGRADHKGEGLSVAEK